One window of Flavobacterium dauae genomic DNA carries:
- a CDS encoding SusC/RagA family TonB-linked outer membrane protein: MNFKIHAKGDMFYHQRQIPSRINNLSSYFLAMKLIVLLMITTFSSASANLFAQQIDLDLKNVDIKNAFIEITRKAGYNFIYSEEILQIAHPVTITIHKTKVEEAISELFKGQPFDYSIKGKTVTVKLKNGRKALNLMTTGQITVFGTVTDSTGTPLPGVTVSVVGSDLKTITNSDGTYRITVASVENLLSFSLLGYRSVTIPSGTGKLDIVLKQVYTELSEVDVSVNTGYQVLPKERATGSFVYIDSNLFNRSVSTNILDRLNGITSGLLFNGLALNTPIDYPSQSGKNLGVNIRGENTINAPTDPLIVLDNFPYEGNLSSINPNDIESISVLKDAAAASIWGAKAGNGVIVISTKSAKYHSKVTIDFNSSLNILSAPNLFDNLRYISSKDYIGVERLLFENQYFNDALSNETTHPAVSPAVILLNQHKEGDLSESELEEQLLYLSLQDIRKDYDQYIYRSSKQQQYYLALKGGNDNHSFHISTGYDNNQRNFIKSRDQRNTINIGHNTQLFKKLTLHSNLLYSRSKYENIDNDYLYGRNTSLSSIYSGIFPYARLIDEFGDPASIERGNTTAYKNSMESVGFKDWSFRPYQEFLLADESQRISDITMRFNLHYKISAPLSLNVLYQYQNQVINRRNYSDSESFQVRDLINKFAQFDEATVSTTYIYPEGALLNVNTYDWKSNNLRGQLNYDRTIDKHNVTGILGTEVRQINVSGWGNTSYGYDDQFGTSVMNLDYTRAYPTNPSGTGYIQAPTGGEYGDLQRYISYYTNLGYSFEDKYILNFSARKDGSNLFGVNTNNRFTPLWSAGLGWNLSKENFYHSRLIPYLKLRVTYGYNGNIGTTPAQLTGRYTGPRAETPFQSITIISAPNPELRWERIRNLNTGLDFSSKNNRLSGTLEWYRKDGIDLLQPTPLSPQTGFNSFMGNFAKVRTKGIDITFNSLNTKGFINWNTTLLYSFLEDKLLRYDVKPTAQSVWYGRSLVVGKSMYGLYSYAWEGLDPQNGDPLGTIDGEISKDYIAIVNNYLPDSLVYHGSNRPTHFGSIRNEFTYKNLSFSANIVFKLGYYFRRPSINLNYSSILKGSYTIDFENRWQKPGNEKHSNVPSLTYPDNINRNNFYQYSSSLIENASHVRLQDIRIAYFFGNDLLSNIGIRRLQVYSYISNLGIIWRKNNYNIDPDAYSTNSSTVFQSPFSVAFGLNLTL; encoded by the coding sequence ATGAATTTTAAGATTCATGCAAAGGGGGATATGTTTTATCATCAACGACAAATCCCCTCACGCATTAACAACTTATCCAGCTATTTTCTTGCGATGAAATTGATAGTACTACTAATGATTACAACTTTTAGTTCAGCATCTGCAAATCTTTTTGCGCAGCAGATCGACCTTGATTTAAAGAACGTTGATATCAAAAATGCGTTTATTGAAATTACACGTAAAGCGGGGTATAATTTTATTTACAGCGAGGAAATCCTCCAAATCGCTCATCCAGTAACCATTACCATCCATAAAACAAAAGTGGAGGAAGCTATCAGTGAGCTGTTTAAAGGACAGCCATTTGATTACTCAATCAAAGGTAAAACCGTCACCGTAAAACTGAAGAACGGACGAAAAGCACTTAACCTCATGACTACCGGACAAATAACAGTTTTCGGCACGGTCACAGATTCCACAGGCACACCCTTACCGGGAGTAACGGTGTCCGTAGTAGGATCGGATCTGAAAACCATCACCAATAGTGACGGAACATACAGAATCACAGTTGCCTCCGTTGAAAATCTTTTGTCGTTTTCACTTTTGGGATACCGGTCTGTTACGATACCATCCGGTACCGGAAAATTAGATATAGTACTTAAACAGGTATATACGGAGCTTTCGGAAGTGGATGTTAGTGTGAATACGGGCTATCAGGTATTGCCGAAAGAAAGGGCGACCGGTAGTTTTGTATATATTGATAGTAACTTGTTTAATCGTAGTGTGTCAACAAATATTTTAGATAGATTAAATGGAATAACAAGTGGCTTATTATTTAATGGGCTGGCACTTAATACCCCGATTGATTACCCTTCACAATCAGGCAAAAATTTAGGTGTTAATATTCGCGGAGAAAATACAATTAATGCTCCAACAGACCCATTAATAGTTTTAGACAACTTTCCATATGAAGGTAATTTATCAAGTATCAATCCGAATGATATAGAAAGTATATCAGTTCTTAAAGACGCAGCGGCGGCAAGCATATGGGGTGCGAAAGCCGGAAATGGAGTTATAGTTATTAGTACAAAAAGTGCAAAATATCACTCGAAGGTTACAATAGATTTTAATTCAAGTTTAAATATTTTGAGCGCCCCAAATCTATTTGACAATCTTCGTTATATTTCATCCAAAGACTATATAGGGGTGGAACGGTTACTTTTTGAAAATCAATATTTTAATGATGCTTTATCAAACGAAACTACTCATCCGGCAGTTTCACCAGCCGTAATATTATTAAATCAGCATAAAGAAGGAGATCTATCGGAAAGTGAACTCGAAGAACAACTTTTATATCTAAGTCTGCAAGATATAAGAAAAGATTATGACCAATACATATATAGAAGTTCCAAACAACAACAATATTACTTAGCACTAAAAGGAGGCAATGACAACCATTCTTTTCACATATCAACAGGATATGATAATAATCAAAGAAACTTTATTAAAAGCCGTGATCAAAGAAACACAATAAATATAGGACATAACACACAGCTCTTTAAAAAGCTAACCCTGCACTCCAACCTACTTTATAGTAGAAGTAAATATGAGAATATTGATAACGATTATCTGTATGGACGAAATACAAGTTTGAGCAGCATATACTCTGGAATATTTCCATACGCTCGTCTAATTGATGAGTTTGGCGACCCTGCTTCGATAGAAAGGGGAAATACCACAGCATATAAAAATAGTATGGAGTCGGTAGGTTTTAAAGACTGGTCGTTCCGCCCTTATCAAGAATTTCTTTTAGCCGACGAAAGCCAGAGAATATCTGATATAACGATGCGATTCAACCTACACTACAAAATCTCTGCCCCCTTAAGCTTGAATGTCTTATATCAATATCAAAACCAAGTTATTAATAGAAGAAATTATAGTGATTCAGAAAGTTTTCAAGTAAGGGATTTAATAAACAAATTCGCGCAATTTGATGAAGCTACTGTATCCACAACTTATATTTATCCAGAAGGTGCATTATTAAATGTCAACACATATGATTGGAAATCAAACAATCTTCGCGGACAATTAAACTATGATCGTACAATTGACAAACACAACGTAACAGGGATACTGGGCACCGAAGTTCGTCAAATCAATGTTAGTGGATGGGGAAATACTTCATATGGCTACGATGATCAGTTTGGTACAAGTGTAATGAATCTTGACTATACGAGAGCTTATCCAACGAATCCAAGTGGAACCGGTTATATCCAAGCACCGACGGGTGGAGAATATGGAGATTTACAACGATATATTTCCTATTATACGAATTTAGGGTACTCATTCGAAGATAAATATATCCTAAATTTCAGTGCCAGAAAAGATGGTTCAAATCTTTTCGGCGTAAATACAAATAATCGATTTACCCCCCTTTGGTCTGCCGGTTTAGGTTGGAATCTATCTAAAGAAAATTTTTATCATTCCCGTTTAATCCCTTACCTAAAGTTGCGAGTCACCTATGGTTATAATGGTAATATAGGTACGACACCAGCCCAATTAACGGGGAGATATACCGGACCAAGGGCAGAAACCCCATTTCAATCTATTACGATTATATCCGCTCCAAATCCCGAATTACGATGGGAAAGAATAAGGAATCTAAATACAGGATTAGATTTTTCATCAAAAAACAATAGGTTATCTGGTACGTTGGAATGGTACAGAAAAGACGGTATTGATTTACTACAGCCCACTCCGTTGTCCCCTCAGACTGGCTTTAACAGCTTTATGGGTAACTTTGCAAAGGTACGAACGAAAGGCATAGACATAACGTTTAACAGTTTAAATACGAAAGGTTTTATTAACTGGAACACAACTTTACTCTATAGTTTTCTTGAGGATAAGCTTCTTAGGTATGATGTTAAACCAACCGCTCAATCGGTATGGTACGGACGGTCATTAGTGGTGGGAAAATCCATGTACGGTCTTTACAGCTATGCGTGGGAAGGATTAGATCCGCAGAACGGAGATCCTTTAGGTACTATAGATGGAGAAATTAGCAAAGATTATATTGCAATTGTTAATAATTACCTCCCCGATAGTTTAGTATACCATGGTTCAAATAGACCTACTCATTTTGGTTCAATACGAAACGAATTCACTTATAAGAATTTAAGTTTTTCTGCCAATATTGTTTTTAAGTTAGGATACTATTTTAGAAGACCGTCCATTAACCTAAACTACAGCTCCATTCTAAAAGGTTCATACACAATAGATTTTGAAAATAGATGGCAAAAACCAGGAAATGAAAAGCATAGTAATGTTCCTTCATTGACATATCCAGATAATATCAACAGAAACAACTTCTATCAATATTCCTCAAGTTTAATTGAAAATGCATCACATGTACGTCTTCAAGATATTCGGATCGCATACTTCTTTGGAAACGACTTGTTGAGCAATATTGGTATTCGTAGGCTTCAAGTTTATTCATATATATCCAATCTGGGAATAATTTGGAGAAAGAATAATTATAACATTGATCCTGACGCATATAGTACAAATAGTTCCACAGTATTTCAATCACCTTTTAGCGTTGCGTTTGGTTTGAATCTAACCTTATAA
- a CDS encoding RagB/SusD family nutrient uptake outer membrane protein has protein sequence MKKKYFYTIGLLLLVVISCDKQNDWLAAKKQKDLVIPEKLKDFQAVLDQFTSIHTALPIFGLVGTDDFVLTDADFDRCPEEIRNGYIWNKNIWSTDESTNWTQGFEVIMRSNVVLDGLKNITTTSATQLKYRDIEGQAFFYRALFYYGLSQLFCNAYSNNADKELGLPLRLTSDVNIVSQRSSLAKTYEQIISDAVTASELLPEKSANNRRPSKAAAYAILAKTHLVMANFEKALFYAEEALKLSDSLLDFNSNYATISNTYRFPANPFDHPEIIFYAKGMSYGAVMPATAAQAVISDTLYDSYDDFDLRKSLFYYVNTNNQVKYRGSYTGTNSNFCGLATNELYLISAECYTRQEQIDLAQNRINKLLKNRYQQDHYSEILIDNNEDLLIFILQERRKELIGVGNIRWEDLKRLNMETRFQKTLTRNLKGEFYVLLPNSPLYTLPIPNNEIQTSSISQNER, from the coding sequence ATGAAGAAAAAATATTTTTATACAATTGGATTACTGCTTTTAGTCGTAATATCGTGTGACAAGCAAAATGATTGGTTAGCTGCAAAGAAGCAAAAAGATCTGGTTATTCCGGAAAAACTTAAAGATTTTCAAGCTGTTCTGGACCAATTTACATCTATACATACGGCACTTCCTATTTTCGGATTGGTAGGCACAGATGATTTTGTTCTAACTGATGCGGACTTCGACCGATGTCCAGAAGAAATAAGAAATGGATATATTTGGAACAAAAACATATGGAGCACCGATGAATCTACAAATTGGACACAAGGTTTCGAAGTAATAATGCGTTCAAATGTAGTCTTGGACGGATTAAAAAATATTACAACAACATCAGCGACACAATTAAAATATCGTGATATTGAAGGGCAGGCTTTTTTTTACCGCGCGTTGTTCTATTATGGCTTGTCACAATTATTCTGTAATGCGTACTCAAATAACGCAGACAAAGAACTTGGATTGCCACTACGGCTGACTTCCGATGTTAATATTGTCTCGCAACGGTCTTCTCTTGCTAAAACATATGAACAAATAATTTCAGATGCTGTAACAGCATCTGAATTACTACCAGAAAAAAGTGCTAATAATAGAAGACCGTCTAAAGCCGCTGCATATGCCATTTTAGCAAAAACACATCTTGTAATGGCTAATTTCGAGAAAGCTCTTTTTTATGCAGAAGAGGCACTGAAGTTAAGTGACTCACTATTAGACTTCAACTCAAATTATGCTACTATTTCCAACACCTATAGATTTCCTGCCAACCCATTTGATCATCCTGAAATTATATTTTATGCTAAAGGCATGAGTTATGGTGCTGTTATGCCAGCAACGGCAGCACAGGCAGTAATAAGTGATACTTTGTATGACAGCTATGACGATTTTGATCTAAGAAAATCACTGTTTTATTATGTTAATACGAATAATCAGGTAAAATATAGAGGTAGTTATACTGGTACTAACTCAAATTTTTGTGGACTTGCAACTAACGAATTATATTTGATCAGTGCAGAATGTTATACACGTCAGGAACAAATTGACTTAGCTCAAAATCGAATCAATAAACTTTTAAAAAACCGTTACCAGCAAGATCATTATTCTGAAATCCTAATCGACAATAATGAGGATTTATTGATTTTTATACTGCAAGAACGTCGAAAAGAGTTAATCGGTGTGGGAAATATTAGATGGGAAGATCTAAAACGATTAAATATGGAAACACGATTTCAGAAAACGTTAACCCGCAATTTAAAGGGGGAATTTTACGTGCTTCTTCCAAATAGTCCTTTATACACATTACCAATTCCCAATAATGAAATCCAAACCAGTAGCATTTCCCAAAATGAAAGGTAA
- a CDS encoding TlpA family protein disulfide reductase, with the protein MKSKPVAFPKMKGKPNMKILLTTLLFVIGYVEVYAQNLPKYSLDITVNLTNTLPGDTLILELIDQWTLKKHSEIKTGVSKGGNFTFHTNPVQSAGFWMLQLVRNSDDTQAREDRAITNIFFWEDQDNISLSLSTELGQLTGIKSKYKFSGTGYLKYQLKADFNDDTYLNSCFSDYRDGYFSKDFEYIREYNPCLEEQLSILDSKKKELSEIAYLSLKSDIIYNFPRSFATSVRNFIYENSYDVEKLKNNYFTSTKEIFSQDDNPYFFYSYGAVGRIQEKLMTDLRVSIYPLKNVSDYYTYLKNNTAGEARERLIVHYFANYRQSKKTDSLIADALTFFKTEEGIQELKKLEAPLPISIGKGYKFIDHNGQQFNLDSLNGKVILIDVYNPGCIPCIHLYKNVISKIKNDFRNNPDFIVLSLSVEQSDDMYHKTLATGLYTSFTDNTINVYTGAVGRRHPFLIQNKFYFNPSVLLIDKDGKTRYINNDFFFQYEKLKPIIIKLLDNK; encoded by the coding sequence ATGAAATCCAAACCAGTAGCATTTCCCAAAATGAAAGGTAAACCTAACATGAAGATTCTTTTGACTACGTTATTATTCGTGATTGGATATGTAGAAGTTTATGCCCAAAACCTGCCAAAGTACAGTCTTGATATTACTGTTAATTTGACAAACACACTTCCAGGTGACACACTTATATTGGAATTAATTGATCAATGGACATTGAAAAAGCATTCTGAAATTAAAACTGGTGTTTCTAAAGGCGGGAATTTCACTTTCCATACGAATCCGGTTCAGTCAGCGGGCTTTTGGATGTTACAATTAGTTCGAAATAGTGACGATACGCAAGCACGAGAAGACAGGGCTATTACTAATATCTTCTTTTGGGAAGATCAAGATAATATTTCATTATCTCTCAGTACAGAATTGGGTCAGTTAACGGGAATTAAAAGCAAATATAAGTTTTCCGGAACTGGTTACCTAAAATATCAGTTAAAAGCCGATTTTAATGATGACACCTATCTCAATAGCTGTTTTTCCGATTATAGGGATGGATATTTTTCGAAAGATTTTGAATATATCAGGGAATATAATCCTTGTCTTGAAGAACAACTGTCTATTTTAGATAGTAAAAAAAAAGAGTTGTCAGAAATCGCTTATTTGTCGTTAAAAAGCGATATTATTTACAATTTCCCACGTAGCTTTGCCACAAGTGTTCGAAATTTTATCTATGAAAATTCTTACGACGTTGAAAAATTAAAAAATAATTACTTCACCTCCACTAAAGAAATTTTCTCTCAGGATGATAACCCGTATTTTTTTTATTCATATGGAGCAGTAGGGCGTATTCAGGAAAAATTAATGACAGATTTAAGGGTATCAATTTATCCTCTAAAAAATGTATCTGATTATTATACTTATTTAAAAAATAACACAGCAGGAGAGGCACGAGAAAGGCTAATAGTGCACTATTTTGCCAATTACAGGCAGTCAAAGAAAACTGATAGCTTGATTGCTGATGCGTTGACTTTTTTCAAAACTGAGGAAGGAATACAAGAGTTGAAAAAGTTAGAGGCTCCACTTCCTATCAGTATTGGGAAAGGTTACAAATTTATTGATCACAATGGACAACAATTCAATTTGGATAGCCTAAATGGTAAAGTTATTTTAATTGATGTGTATAATCCCGGTTGTATCCCATGCATACATTTGTACAAGAACGTTATTTCTAAAATCAAAAATGATTTTAGAAATAATCCTGATTTCATTGTATTATCACTGTCGGTTGAGCAAAGTGACGATATGTATCACAAAACTTTGGCAACAGGATTATATACATCATTTACGGACAATACTATAAATGTATATACGGGAGCGGTCGGCAGAAGGCATCCGTTTTTAATACAAAATAAATTTTATTTTAATCCTTCCGTATTATTGATTGATAAGGATGGCAAAACGCGTTACATAAATAACGATTTTTTCTTTCAGTATGAAAAATTAAAGCCAATAATAATAAAGCTATTAGATAACAAGTGA
- a CDS encoding LytTR family DNA-binding domain-containing protein, with product METQLHYRNKGFRILAALIASYYILFHGRSLDIIGELRNPVFYIAFTVSFAIALLLVTWVHFVTTSLDVRFDWRETSKTRTFRQLLFGVLVPLVFDFTLMSVYFYFMGTNIFKNGFLRYDFPIIVCFILLLNFYYAVHFLLATSKIQNQPYMFNSIDEDVPTGVSIVKIENTISSEERKDRIAELFPKIEIDIAITDYILFFYANDKNIYLVNCNEEEIIIDRNLSHLEEVLPAADFHRINRSVIVNGKIFEAYTNGEKRNTLVLKFLDEFEPLIKHYGEDRFTVTKNYVEVIISHFGAL from the coding sequence ATGGAAACACAATTACATTACAGAAACAAAGGTTTCAGGATTCTTGCTGCCCTTATTGCATCCTACTACATTTTATTCCACGGAAGATCATTAGACATCATCGGAGAACTTCGCAACCCTGTCTTTTACATTGCCTTTACGGTTAGTTTCGCAATTGCATTACTCTTGGTAACCTGGGTGCATTTTGTTACCACCTCACTCGATGTCCGTTTTGATTGGCGTGAGACTTCCAAAACGCGGACATTCCGCCAACTGTTATTTGGTGTCTTAGTTCCGCTGGTCTTCGATTTTACATTGATGTCCGTCTATTTTTACTTTATGGGAACCAATATCTTTAAAAACGGATTTCTTAGATATGATTTTCCCATAATTGTTTGCTTTATCCTATTGCTGAATTTCTATTATGCCGTACATTTCCTGTTGGCTACCAGTAAAATTCAAAACCAGCCGTATATGTTTAATAGCATCGACGAAGATGTTCCGACCGGGGTAAGTATAGTCAAAATTGAAAATACAATTTCTTCAGAGGAAAGAAAGGATCGCATTGCTGAACTCTTTCCAAAAATCGAGATTGACATTGCGATAACAGATTATATCCTGTTTTTCTATGCAAACGACAAAAATATTTATCTGGTGAATTGCAATGAAGAAGAAATTATTATAGACCGCAATCTGAGCCATCTGGAAGAGGTATTACCGGCAGCTGATTTTCACAGGATAAACAGATCCGTGATTGTCAATGGTAAGATTTTCGAGGCTTATACGAATGGTGAGAAACGGAATACGCTAGTACTTAAATTTCTGGACGAATTTGAGCCACTTATTAAACATTATGGAGAAGACCGGTTTACCGTGACAAAAAACTATGTTGAAGTCATTATTTCCCACTTTGGTGCTCTTTAA